One stretch of Niallia sp. XMNu-256 DNA includes these proteins:
- a CDS encoding Rieske 2Fe-2S domain-containing protein encodes MNWEYFVQEDRVHQSVYTDPNIFQEEIVKIFGHNWVYLAHESEIPNPNDFKTGYLGKRPIIITRDRNGDIHSFLNRCMHRGATICRVEKGSAKQFTCPYHGWAYSNDGRLAGVPWPKGYGPNFNKSEFDLIDVRVESYKGFIFGTLNQEAPDLIDYLGNASPLLDQWIEHNGSPEKLIVRNNAHRMVLNGNWKFVYDNAGDGYHVAFSHRSLLAIDQRYEQEKDNEDNGKDMVYFKNGPDEGPMYVQYLGNGHIFLDQRPAYGNKKTGDLWKQQRPQPGREYFEGKLIKEYGEEKAYQFLDRAVGAQMNLSIFPNLLLIGNQIQVIEPIAVDKTQISWYATTVEDLPDEINQLRMRSQEDFPAFGEPDDVTNFAECHRGVSIPEVEWVMLNRGFDNQHQWNVDDKGIITAPVTDETPMRGYFQEWKKRLSASKKELKV; translated from the coding sequence ATGAATTGGGAATATTTTGTGCAAGAAGATAGAGTACACCAGTCGGTTTATACAGATCCAAACATATTTCAGGAGGAAATCGTTAAAATCTTTGGTCACAATTGGGTCTATTTGGCTCATGAAAGTGAAATTCCAAATCCGAATGATTTTAAAACAGGCTATTTAGGAAAAAGGCCGATTATTATTACTCGGGACAGAAATGGAGACATTCACTCTTTTCTGAATCGGTGTATGCATAGGGGAGCAACGATTTGCCGGGTCGAGAAAGGTTCAGCAAAGCAATTTACATGCCCTTATCATGGATGGGCCTACAGCAATGATGGCCGTTTGGCAGGAGTACCTTGGCCAAAAGGATACGGGCCCAACTTTAACAAGTCAGAATTTGATTTAATCGACGTCCGGGTTGAAAGTTATAAAGGATTTATCTTTGGGACCTTGAATCAAGAGGCTCCTGATTTAATCGATTATTTAGGCAATGCAAGCCCATTACTCGATCAATGGATTGAGCATAATGGAAGTCCGGAGAAACTGATCGTGCGAAACAATGCTCACAGAATGGTATTAAATGGAAATTGGAAGTTTGTATACGATAATGCAGGGGACGGATACCATGTCGCCTTTTCCCATCGTTCCTTATTAGCCATCGACCAGCGCTATGAGCAAGAAAAAGACAATGAAGATAACGGAAAGGATATGGTGTACTTTAAAAATGGTCCCGATGAAGGGCCGATGTATGTCCAGTATCTCGGAAATGGTCATATCTTTTTAGATCAGCGCCCTGCCTATGGAAATAAAAAAACTGGTGATCTATGGAAACAGCAGCGCCCGCAACCTGGTAGGGAATATTTTGAAGGAAAGTTAATCAAGGAATATGGAGAGGAAAAAGCTTATCAATTTCTTGATCGAGCCGTTGGGGCACAGATGAATTTATCCATTTTTCCAAACTTGCTTCTCATAGGGAATCAAATCCAAGTCATTGAACCCATTGCAGTCGACAAAACCCAAATTTCCTGGTACGCCACCACCGTGGAAGATTTACCAGATGAAATCAATCAATTACGGATGAGATCCCAAGAGGATTTTCCTGCCTTTGGTGAACCGGATGATGTAACTAATTTTGCTGAATGTCACAGGGGAGTGTCGATCCCAGAAGTGGAGTGGGTCATGTTAAATCGGGGCTTTGATAATCAACATCAATGGAATGTAGATGATAAAGGAATTATTACGGCTCCAGTAACAGACGAAACTCCGATGAGAGGATATTTCCAAGAGTGGAAAAAGAGGTT